The stretch of DNA GGGCAAGTCAGCCTAACGCAGTCGAAATGACAACTGTGATGCTAAATAACGTCTCATTTCACCTAGTCCACATGCATTGTGCTTTCTGGAATTACAAATACGTTTTGGGGAATTTCTTTCCATTTCCCCCCCACTATAAATCTGGACTGTTTTTAATTGTGAAACCACTATATGAATAAGTCTGAATAGaattgattatttaattaaacacagacacaaatacattCACCTTTTATGCATAcgtttatataaagtatattcaataacagaatttattttaatgatggatatattaattaaaaatattatatttagaaattaacattatttgattaataaatgagAATGTGAAAAGTGTTATGCATAAATAAATTGAAtggaattaatttgtttaattaaatatagcaATATTTGTCAACAGCAGTTAATGCAAcagctaaaattaaatataaacatttattattatatgttattattcATTTCtacatacaacttaatttattattacaaCATTAAATGACAGaacaaattttctttttataaattaccCTCAATACCgattaataaaaagtattaaaaaaagctCACAAAAGCTCATTGTTAGCTCACAACACCTaaagcataaattaatatttgaacaaACTGTATGGCACTGTAAAGTGTTACTCGActaaaaagtaatattatatttGGGTTTTTTGTCCTGTTATTATTTCTCAATGCAGTTTGTATGCTGTAGAGGAGATCTTAGGTCTGTTGTTCATGACTCATAATGGCAGAGTCACAAAGTCCCTGTGACTCTCTGGATGTGCACCAAAGTTGTGGAAACATCCAGAATGTGAGCCAACGTCCCCAGCTCCAGTCCTCCCTACAGTGTGGGTACAGTACAATCTCTGCCAGAGATGCTCCCGTATGGTGCTGTGACCCTCACAACCCAATCATCGCTTCCCAAAGTAGGCCAAGCTCCAGAGGTGTCCCGGCCCGGTCCAATCTCAAAACATCTGAGTGAAGAGGCAGTGGGCTGTGGACATGTGGACGCTGCGGGAACGGGTGCAGGTCTCTGCACGCCTCTGCCAATCCCTGGCTCTCAAGGTCGCAATGGAGGTGTTCAGGGCACAGGAGGAGGCCGCAGTGCTGGACTAGCACACAGGAGAAGTTTCTCAATACTGCTGTGCAATATACTACATATCTGTATCTATTCAGAGACACCAATACCAGAAATGTTTTTGTAGATACTAATATTACTGTTCTCAGATCAATCACAATGTGAATCTTTATTAATGGAGAAAAAATCAGTGGGTTTGAGATTTTTAACCTTTACCAAACAGCTTGAGGCAAACTTTGCAAGTTTGTAGTACAACCTGTTAAATAATGAAAATCTATTTATCAGGTTAGaacggttttaaaataaaacgtcaaaaaatgtaaataattgtacAAGGTCTTTTAGCAATCGTAGGCTGAGTAAACTCTCATTTATAAACCATGGAGAAGTTTGTGATCACCAGTAACCACTCACAGGGAGTCTGCATTCAACCCCAAAGCAATCAAAATATCTATACTTTCATTTTCATGAATAGCCATTTCTGGAATATTATTTCAATAGAACCAGTGGCTTTGTTTAATAATACACTGCAGAAGCGAAGCTAATAGAGGGTTAGGACGTCTTAAAGGTTGTGTTTTGGCAAAGAAGCCTCTAGAAACAATACCTTTCATGTGGTCTGATATCAAATAGTATTAGAAAGCAGCCTCAAAAAAGTTGCACAACCAACAAAAGTTCTCAAAAGTTTCTGTGAACCTTTCATTCACCCACATTTTTATGCAGTAAAACACTCTGAAACACGTACAATCAAGTTTGCTTATACTACATGTTCATGACTTAATACCACAGCCGGATTTTTATGTGTGATCTATCCTTAGGGTTCTCCTGATACACACCCTCCtctgcctgcacacacacacacacacacacacacacacacacacaccaaaagagCATCATCTGTTTCATACTAGAACTCATCCCTCACAATACAAGTATCTCTCATACTTCCAGTACCGGATTCTCTTTCCTTATCCTCCTCCATATGTTTCATTCTTCTACACTCGGTCCTCCACGGCTGTTCCTGATTTATAAAAACCAATCTAAATAGAAGTAAGAGCCGCTGCATCTTAATTCTCCCCAGTCCCATTGACACGTTTCcccatgcacaaacacacacgctctctcactCACCACTCCATGGACGAGAAACTCAAACAGTTTACTCTTGGTGGCTTTACGAGCTCCTCCGGCAGAATCCTCCATGTCCATGTATTAAACCCCCAGTCTCTCTTTTGTTCCCTCTATTGCTGGGTACCTCTGCCTCTGTGCGCTTCCCTCTTTCCCTCTCCTCCAAAAGAGAGTGTTCCCTCCCTCCTTCTCCGCACTCTGACGTTccctttctcctctctctctctccctttttaaAGCGTGTCAGCGTGTGGCCAGAgtcgagtctctctctctctctctctctcttttttattgtAGCTTCCCTCACAGACTCTGGGTTTATAAGGATGGGGGTCTGTGAAGGGGGCTGTCGCTGGACCACTGGTGTGTGGTGGAATGCCGCTGAATGCAGGAACATGGCAATCAGAACTATCAAAACACAGACACAGTGCTGTTCCAATAGGCGGTTATGTGGCGGTAAATTATCCTTTTGCTCTTACAGCTGGTTATTAAGTCTGTGAATTATATCAGGGTAAAGTCTGAATGATTAACACTGGGGAAACTCTAAAGGAATGTTTAAACAGGCAGGATCTTGAATTAGAGATTTTTGAAGAATTTGAGATCCAAACAACATTGGACCAATTCATTTTTATtgcactgacaaaaaaaaaaaaaaaaaagaatactgagTCACTGAGGGCGAGTAAACGATGAGGATTTTCATTACTGGATAAACTAACACTTTAATGAAAGCACATTTTTGGACTTTCAGAGGTATGTGGATGTAAACAAGCTGCTCAATCTTTCAggcaatttacttttttttttttttttatgaaagacaaGCTGTTGGGGGAAAAGTTGGTAAATTACTCACTAAAATGTATTACTAAAAATCTCcactattacatttttatttgaataaaaaaatatatatatattaaatcatttaaaaaaaaaaacactggcaaggaagataaatatcaaaatatgtacattattttgaataattataatttgtaaattGACAAGCATTGTacacatataaaaaaacatttactgctGATAGAACCAactaagcaaaataaaaaaagaaaataaaaaaataaagctaagaAGGAAAAATCTGCTCCAATAGTAGAAGACCCCCTTTAAGGACCCCCATACTTGAGGGTGGCAATGTCCCATTCAATCAGAGTGAAGGGGGTACTGGAGGGGGGCAAACACAGGTTTTGGTAAGAAAATGAGCTTTATTATCCATGTGCACAATGCAGAAAATGTTCTTCATAGCTCAATCttcttttattaattaactttacTTTTTTGTGCTGTCAAGTCTAGTCCAACACACATTATAAGATCTCTTTATGAGAAAAGCACACTGACTAGCCTAGTATTTGTGGTAAAGGAGTAAATGTGATGTGGTATTGCTACACGGATAGGCCTCCGCTGGAATTACAAACTTCAGGACTGCAAACACCACTGTCTGGAAGCACATAGACACGATGCAGAGCAGATGTTGGGCTCATGGAGGATGTTCATAATGTAAGTTACAAGATACATCAGTAAAAAAAGCCGATGGAAGAAGTTCTGAGACAGACTAGTATTGGTCATAGCCAGACGTCCTATTTCTGAGCTAAAAAAAACTGTGCAGACACATGGAggcaaaaaatatgaagcattcCTTGCAAATAACAACTGAATGACATGAGTAATAGTTCAATTGACAGGTGTCAACCAAGCGCGCAGGGTTGTTTTTAGTCTAATAATAAGCATCAATGCATGAAAACGGCTAAATTACATTAGTATACACGTCTGAATGAGACACTAGTGCCAAGCAGAAACGCTTTGATATAACAAATGCCGAAAACGCATTTTCCGTATAGCGAAGCGGATAATGAGGCGATGCGATGGCGTTGCATTCCTACCTTTCTTTCCATTGCTGCAAGTTTGATACCCTTAATTCAGCTGAAGACGAAAAACCCCTGAAAAACACACGCAGTGGATGTCCGGTAACTTGTTCGTGGTTCCAGACAGGTCCTCGGCTACTCCCCCCTCCCCTGGGATTGAGAGCTGGATGGAGGGATGCTGGCGAGGAAGGCCCGTGTCTGTGATTTCAGTCGGGCTCTGGCGGCAGCGAGTGCGGCAGAAGCAGCGGCGCAGGCGCGCGATTCTCAGACACGAGCGATTCAATGAAGGATTAAGGGGACGTCGTCAAACTACAGAAAATGGAAGCAATCTGTGCATTGCTGTTAAACGCACTTCGACTTCGTCAATATGAACAATAATGGACATCTTCGCTACTTACACTGCAATAAATGATACTTTTTGCTAACTACAAGGATTTAAGTGAATTTCAAATGTGAAACGATTCTTACTCAGCCAAGCATTCATGcacatatatttaacatttaaacacagTTACATTCCCCAAACACATATTTAGCTGACCTAAAAGCCTTTTTTTGCCTAAAAACCCCATTATACATAAATAAGGTAAGGAAGTCTTtccattatgcaaaaaaaaaaaaaaaaaaaaaaaaaaactcataccaAGTGGTATTCATTTCACACAAAAAGACTTAAAGTTTCAAGATAAAACAAAAGATATACCCCTGGGTTCACAGGCAAGACTGAAGCAGCTAGTCCtagattaaaatgcatttttgaggTGTCTTATTctgacatattttaaattatcagTGACATTATtctgtctcaagatgcacacctgcaatgttttttttttttttttttttaaggcattttaaataaagCGGCTTGATTTTCTTAATTTAACTAAGGCCCAGTCTGGGATTAAACTAAACTCTGTCTGTGAAACCGGGCCATAGTGTCTGAGATTAAAGGTTAGGTAATTTTCAGATTTtactttaacattttcttttcaaaCTTGTCACAAGTTCATGTTAATGCAATGAACTAAACCTTTACTTACGTTTCCATTACACCAATGTGAACTTTAAGCAAACTAACTTCATTAAATAACATTCTGACACCAGTCTGTTGATAGTAATTGGAAAGATGACTCAGAAAAATTAAGTTAGTTCTGTTCACCATTTGCTTGCAGATACCACATggtgtgatattttatttataagtgaatgacattcagacattttaagTTTGACATGAGGCTCCAAAAATGTTTTTGGGGACTACAGTATACAATAAAGTGTGTGCCGTTTTGGAAAAATAGAAAAATGGCTCTCAAAATGATCTTATGAtcagtattaaaatatttaaaaaatgaaaccaCTCACCAGTAAATAAAAGAATGATTTAATAGATTATATCTCCATTTCAAAAGCCTTATTGTACACAAATTATTTTCATTGTCCCAACACATGAGAGCAGTTCTAGCTGAACTGCTTTACTACAGCTTGAGTCTGGCATACAGCCAGGCAAGCCCGCTTGAATCTCAAACACCTTCAACTCACAAACCCTCTAACAGGCAAGCCCCAGTTTCACACTGGCAGCATGCACATGAAAACACAAATAAGAAAAAGAGGACAGGCACAATCAGCatctctatttttcttttttaaaaatcaaatatataGCATATTTCTATCTGTGACAAGCATTAACTTGGTGCAGATGAAAAATGGCAAAAGtattgaaccccccccccccccccccccaaaaaaaacagacAACCTCAGAAATGTTTCTCTGAAATCACAGCCTTCAGCAAACCTGAAAAGTCCAGAATTCCCAGGAGACATTGCTACTGGCGCTGGTGAGTGAGCAAGTGCAAAGAATGTGTATCTGTATGTGCGCAAACATGTAAATTCTGAATATGAGTGGACAGAAACAGCCATCAACGGCGATACACCCCAAACGCAACAAAACTAAAGAAGATGGTGATGCCCACAAGTGAGGCGGTGGCAGGTGCAGTGAAGAACTGCCGGTACTGGATCTGGAAATACCAGAGCACAGACAACATAAGCACGAACAGAGGCACCATGAGGCTGCCCACATTCAGCGCCACATGCACCTGGTCAGCAGCCCGTGCCCCGGCAGGCATGGCCCGCGTGGCGTGCTGGGAAATGTGGCAGTGCAGAACACTGTTGTCGGCCAGGTTGAGGGAGGCCAGCGTCTGAGCGTCATCCTGAAGGAGCTGACCCTGGTAAATCAGACGTACCTGGTGCTCCTGTCCAGCAAAATAAGtcctgaaaatgtaatcaaacacATAGatgtttatatacacacacaaattaaacacCTACACATGTTGCTTGACTTAAAGCTGCAataataggtgattgtcttcagaacaGTGTTTGTTATGCAGGTTGAAAGTCAATTCACATCTCGATAGCAATCAGTAAGTTAAGTGGTTTAAAggtttttatctgtatttatatattctgtggaaggatTGGGACCAAgaaatgttagcattttccaagatctcctactgcacatttaataatgttaaaagttATTATATAACTATACCAAGAAACAGAAAAGGTTTTCCTTCAGaatattaaagtataataaaaatcaGTCAACGTTTCAAATCATAATTACTATGTCAAAATTTTTCCAATATGATTTGGCGTGTAGCTCCAGACaaaggacaaaaaataaataaatacatcttaaaTATAGTGCAGAAATGTAGGCATATTTAATTTTGTCATCCCTAAATAATTCTGTGCTAATGCATTTGAAACTATTTTTATGCAACATTTTGGGGGAGTTAGGAACATCTGAAACATTTGTATAAAACCTGAAAGAAACAGCGTTTTTAAAAACTCAATGTTTACATTCCATtcaaaacagaagaaaacagaaGTTATTGTGCAGTGATTTTCTTTGCAAATACAAGGTGTCTTCTCAATGAATCTTTCCAAAACTGAAAACTCTCCAATCTGACCTCTCACCTAGCGAAAGAGTGCATTAACCTACTGCAAACATCATGTGGACTCCCACACATTCAATGCCTCTTATATCCACTAGACATTGAAGAACCCTTCTGCCTGATTTTAATAGAAGGGTACTTGCTTGTAAGAATAGATAATTGTGTCTCATGAGGCTTAAGGAGGTCTCCCTTCGGTTCACTCTTCTGACTGAAAGCATAGTGCGACACACTGCATAGGATGAAGTGGTGGTGTTGGAACAAAAGGTCTCTGGCCGGTAACTGTGTGTGGGCTGCTGCTGCAGACATTTTCTTGGCTGAAGCTTTCTTATTGATTGACAAGAATATATAAGTTGCCTAGTGACAATTTATTCAGCAGGGAGCCAAGGATATAATCCATAtgcaaaaactgaataaatagCAAAGATGCCTTCTGAAGAGCATGAATGATCACTGTACAACTGCCATCTTGATATGAGCATGAAAACAGAAGACAAACAGAAGCAACGCAAGCACTATTCAGAATTTAATTGAGAATGCCTGTTAAAATCAAGCTGAAGTTTTGAATTTAAATTGAGGTAGCAAACAGGACACAGAACTGCAATTCTGAATTTAAGGACATAGAATTACAATAAACTAGAAAAGAAGAaatgtgcaatctataacttttttttcagaaaaataaaacatgaatttatatgaaaaaaaatttacttgaagaattttaaataattacaacaTAATTAGAaactaataacattttcaaataaatctgAGTGAAATAATTAATTCCTTGGTGCAACTAATTGTTCACTTCTTAAATTTTGAATTGGCCAGCCCAGAAGTTGTTTttgctcatttaaaataaatacctaTAAAAATTACCATGTTTCCATCTGTCTGCTGTAATTTTTATGCTGCCTCGAGCATCTTAATCTTACATAAAAACCATTTGATTCCAAAAAAACCCCCCAATTGTTTTCTGATCAGGTTTTAGATGCTTACCGTTTAACGTAACCAATGGTGTCTTGAGGATTCACCTGCGCTGTCCTCTCCGTATCATTCAAGAACTTCAGCCTGAGCACCATGTTTCTTTGGGAGTCATTCGGTGCATCTTCGGCTGAAGGTTGTGTGGCACTTGGGGCGCTGGCTGGAGTTTGAGTCGAGGGACCCGCTGATTCTCGATGTCTCAACCCATCCCTCCCAATCCCTGCTCCTTCCAGGAGGCCTCCATCACCTCCTCCAGCCCTACTAGCATCCGGGGCCTGTCCCGCCGCTCCCGCTTCTGTTCCCGGCTCACTCTTATCGCTCTCGCTGTTCTCGCCAGGCGACGAGTCTGTGTTACCCGTGGGGAGCGGCTCCTGGCTGTCAGTCTCTGTGGAGGGGGAGGTCCCTGGGCTGGGTGAGAGGAGGTGTTCAGGGGGTTCAACAGTGTGAGTGGAGGCCCAGGCCAGAACCAGGATGAGCACCAGGAACACCACTCCAAAGAGCAGGGTGACCTCATCACCCACCCCCTCTATTAGAGCCATCCTGGTCTGCTGTGTCCTGGACTAAGGCAACTTCAGACTAGGCACCTACAGCAAATGTTCACAATTACTGATGACATTCCTGACAGTTAATTATTTCAATCAAATACAGGTTAAACAACAACAGAGTCATTCAGTGTCAAATCAACTAAATTTCTGAAACTTCCCCGGCTCAAATTTGTTGTTGGGCTGAAAATTTTTTTGAAGAAAGATAATCCAGTATAGtgatgaaagccaaaatattaattGTCATGTATGAACATTTTCCTGAGATTTAGAGCCAATTTACACAGGCTATAAATGGCttcagaaagatggcagcatcatAATGTTACTTTTACACGGAGATCGGTAGGTctattagtaaaatctgttgactaTCACATTATGTGCCAACGGTGACCATTCAAAAATGGGCAAAGACCATTTGCAGGCCTGTAACTCAAAAAGTAACTTAATTCCTTTATATAGATTTTGGGTCTTGAACTATCGGCATCTTAATTTTTAAGGCCTTATACGGTTTGGTTCCAGAGATAGTGGAATCTCAACATGGCACCTGGGGTAAAACGTTAAATTGTGCACATTTTCAGTGGTTAAAAACCAAATGTgggtcaatttaaaaaaaaaaaaaaaaaaaaaaaacgtctctctcaaaatacttctCTTTTAAAGAGGAATTTCTGAAGAACAAATAGTGTTTAAACTAGAGACACACCTGATTTCCTTCTGTCAAAACAACTGCATTGAGCGTAACTGTCACAGtgccataaataatatttttcccAATTTTGCATGGCTATAACTCAAGCAGTATTAAAGAAACTTTTCTTGTGGAATATTATCCATTTTCAGTAGTAACATTCCCCCGGAAACTGGCTCTGAAAATTGCCATTTTGCCCCACTTTCAATCTGCTttcataaatgtgtgtatatatatgataGCAGATTACTCCATAAATATAATATCCCTGACATTTAATCTTTCTGCTTTTATCACTAAACATGTTTATCTTTCTAcagaaaaaatattatcaaaatcaAAAATTTAAGTTGGGAAACTCTGGTTAATTAACTGACATGGAATGacccaatattaataataatttaaaaaaaaattaaagagattGCAGCAGCcaatatatattaacaatattcttATTTAACCAGGTAATTGGTTAAATTAATTCAATAACTGCCTGCCAATTACACTTCAATATATGTTCACTTCAGAAATTTAGacaaattaactttttaaaaagctatttttttttaaaaacacatcatGCTAGGTGCTTAGGCTATTTTCATAGTGAAAACCACACTTACTGTTATTTAACATTATAACAAATTTAAATAGAAACCAAGTAAGATATTAAAAACACTTTGTCTCAAACGTTTGAACACTAAATGTGAATTAACCTGATTAAAAACTCAAGGGTACCATGCAGTATAAAACAATTTTCTAAGAGGAGaagaaatatta from Carassius gibelio isolate Cgi1373 ecotype wild population from Czech Republic chromosome B2, carGib1.2-hapl.c, whole genome shotgun sequence encodes:
- the tmub1 gene encoding transmembrane and ubiquitin-like domain-containing protein 1 — its product is MALIEGVGDEVTLLFGVVFLVLILVLAWASTHTVEPPEHLLSPSPGTSPSTETDSQEPLPTGNTDSSPGENSESDKSEPGTEAGAAGQAPDASRAGGGDGGLLEGAGIGRDGLRHRESAGPSTQTPASAPSATQPSAEDAPNDSQRNMVLRLKFLNDTERTAQVNPQDTIGYVKRTYFAGQEHQVRLIYQGQLLQDDAQTLASLNLADNSVLHCHISQHATRAMPAGARAADQVHVALNVGSLMVPLFVLMLSVLWYFQIQYRQFFTAPATASLVGITIFFSFVAFGVYRR